From the genome of Candidatus Paceibacterota bacterium, one region includes:
- a CDS encoding prepilin-type N-terminal cleavage/methylation domain-containing protein, protein MKTRTSHARGFTLVEIMIVVAIIGLLASIAIPNFVKARTTAQRQACIANLQQIDGAVQQWAAETRQGETASVSAADVLPYLKNAVVCPSGGKTFADSYSLTTVAVRPTCLKQPTTHKLEETLQ, encoded by the coding sequence ATGAAAACAAGAACATCCCATGCAAGGGGCTTCACCCTGGTGGAAATCATGATCGTTGTGGCCATTATCGGTCTGCTGGCCTCGATCGCGATCCCCAACTTCGTGAAGGCCCGCACCACGGCCCAAAGACAGGCCTGCATTGCCAATCTGCAGCAGATTGACGGTGCTGTCCAACAATGGGCCGCTGAAACCAGGCAAGGCGAAACCGCGAGCGTTTCCGCCGCCGACGTCCTGCCTTACCTCAAGAACGCGGTGGTTTGCCCCTCGGGGGGCAAGACCTTCGCCGACAGCTACTCGCTGACGACCGTGGCGGTCAGGCCCACCTGCCTCAAGCAGCCGACCACGCACAAGCTGGAAGAGACGCTGCAGTAG
- the tnpA gene encoding IS200/IS605 family transposase: MPVPKGRLNGVMSYVSAYYHCVFSTKDRRPLITTGFAERLWPYLGGIARENDMKTVAVGGVADHVHLLLSLPSTLGIAKAMQLIKGGSSKWVHDTFPEQRVFGWQVKYGAFSVSVSQLGRIIRYIQGQAEHHRSVTFQEEFMALLKRHGIAFDERYLWE; encoded by the coding sequence GTGCCAGTCCCGAAGGGACGGCTGAATGGGGTCATGTCGTACGTCAGCGCGTATTATCATTGCGTGTTCAGCACCAAAGACCGTCGGCCGCTGATCACGACTGGCTTTGCGGAACGGCTTTGGCCCTATTTGGGCGGCATCGCCCGGGAGAATGACATGAAAACCGTCGCCGTCGGCGGTGTGGCGGACCATGTGCATCTGCTCTTGTCCCTGCCCTCGACGCTCGGGATCGCCAAGGCGATGCAACTGATCAAGGGCGGCTCCTCCAAGTGGGTGCACGACACGTTCCCGGAGCAGCGGGTTTTTGGCTGGCAGGTCAAGTATGGCGCCTTCAGTGTGAGCGTGTCGCAACTGGGCAGGATTATTCGGTACATTCAGGGGCAGGCGGAGCATCACCGGAGCGTGACGTTTCAGGAGGAGTTCATGGCATTGTTGAAGCGGCATGGGATTGCCTTTGATGAACGCTATCTGTGGGAGTGA
- a CDS encoding type II secretion system protein: MKRTSRKSGFTLVEIMIVVAIIGLLAAIAIPNFVRARTTSQKNACINNLRQIDGAKQQWALENKQLPTVTPSRDNCQPYLGRGAGGNWPECPANGSYTIGNLETAPDCDVTGHDMPTGAAAAPAGT; the protein is encoded by the coding sequence ATGAAGAGAACATCCCGTAAATCGGGCTTCACCCTGGTGGAAATCATGATCGTCGTCGCCATCATTGGCTTGCTGGCCGCGATCGCTATTCCCAACTTCGTGCGCGCCCGCACCACCTCGCAGAAGAACGCGTGCATTAACAACCTCCGCCAGATTGACGGCGCCAAGCAGCAGTGGGCCCTCGAGAACAAACAACTGCCCACCGTGACGCCTAGCCGGGACAATTGTCAGCCGTATCTGGGGCGCGGCGCGGGCGGCAATTGGCCGGAATGCCCGGCTAACGGCTCCTACACCATCGGCAACCTGGAAACGGCGCCTGATTGCGACGTCACCGGTCACGACATGCCGACTGGTGCTGCTGCTGCTCCGGCCGGGACATAA
- a CDS encoding ABC transporter permease yields the protein MNTILALAGVAIKELYRRKDFYVLFVLTAVITLLMGSVSFFDDAKIVRYVKEIALLLIWISALVIAIATTARQIPAERENRTIFPLLAKPVTRGQVILGKFAGCWLACGLALVVFYLFFTIVSGSREHHWPLLNILQALWLQWIMLGIVVALVLLGSVVFAAPSSNATISFIVVLGILLLGRYLNQVALQQPEPLSSLIYGIYFLIPHLEWYDVRDLIIYDHNLVGWVDCALATLYAAVYAALLLFGAWLVFRRKALTL from the coding sequence ATGAATACGATTCTGGCCCTCGCTGGCGTTGCGATCAAGGAGCTGTACCGGCGCAAGGACTTCTATGTCCTGTTCGTCCTCACGGCCGTCATCACCCTGCTGATGGGATCGGTGAGCTTCTTTGACGACGCGAAGATTGTCCGCTACGTGAAGGAGATTGCGCTGCTGCTGATCTGGATCTCCGCGCTGGTGATCGCCATCGCCACCACCGCCCGCCAGATTCCCGCCGAGCGCGAGAATCGCACCATCTTCCCTTTGCTGGCCAAGCCCGTTACGCGCGGCCAGGTGATTCTCGGCAAGTTCGCCGGCTGCTGGCTGGCTTGCGGGCTGGCGCTCGTTGTTTTTTACCTCTTCTTCACCATCGTCAGCGGTTCGCGCGAGCACCACTGGCCGCTGCTGAACATCCTCCAGGCGCTCTGGCTGCAGTGGATCATGCTCGGCATTGTGGTAGCCCTGGTCCTGCTGGGCTCGGTGGTCTTTGCCGCTCCGTCTTCCAACGCGACCATCTCTTTCATTGTCGTGCTCGGGATTCTCCTCCTGGGGCGCTACTTGAACCAGGTCGCCCTCCAACAGCCGGAACCGCTCAGCTCCCTTATTTACGGCATTTACTTCCTCATCCCGCACCTCGAGTGGTACGACGTGCGTGACCTGATCATCTACGACCACAACCTGGTCGGATGGGTGGATTGCGCCCTGGCGACCCTGTATGCGGCCGTCTATGCGGCCCTGCTCCTGTTTGGCGCCTGGCTGGTGTTCCGCCGGAAGGCCTTGACCTTGTGA
- a CDS encoding NAD-dependent epimerase/dehydratase family protein, which produces MKILFIGGTGNISAECAALLHQRGHDIIILSRGRGAVPPGYRAIQADRKDPAAMRAALHGLRPDAVLNFLGYELPEVQLDYDLFNGAVRQYVFISSVVVYAKPPGQLPLTEDAPPGNSLWDYARKKLECEQWLHQRHAETGFPVTIVRPSHTYSKRWVPNAISSGSYTFAARLEQGRPVFVHDAGESPWTLTAASDFAVGLAGLVGNDAAVGKAFHITSDEVLTWNQIYAEIAEAVGARSPRIVKVPTDFICQMAPQLTGTLKGDKAHPGVFDNSRIKRFVPEFRCRVPFRLGVRESVRWLREHPEQQNLKPELDALIDKVIAAWERGEPPARNQPAGGTLD; this is translated from the coding sequence ATGAAAATCCTCTTCATCGGCGGCACCGGGAACATCTCCGCGGAATGCGCCGCGCTGCTCCACCAGCGCGGCCACGATATCATCATCCTGAGCCGCGGCCGCGGCGCGGTGCCGCCCGGCTACCGCGCCATTCAAGCGGATCGCAAGGACCCGGCCGCCATGCGCGCCGCCCTCCACGGGCTGCGGCCGGACGCGGTGCTCAACTTCCTTGGCTACGAACTCCCCGAGGTCCAGTTGGACTATGACCTGTTCAACGGCGCGGTGCGCCAGTATGTCTTCATCAGCTCGGTCGTCGTTTATGCGAAGCCGCCCGGCCAGTTGCCGCTGACGGAAGACGCGCCGCCCGGCAATTCCTTGTGGGATTACGCGCGAAAGAAACTCGAGTGCGAGCAGTGGCTCCACCAGCGGCACGCCGAGACCGGGTTCCCGGTGACGATCGTCCGCCCCTCGCACACCTATTCGAAACGCTGGGTGCCGAACGCGATCTCCAGCGGCAGCTACACCTTCGCGGCGCGCCTGGAACAGGGCCGCCCGGTCTTTGTCCACGATGCCGGCGAAAGCCCGTGGACCCTGACCGCCGCTTCGGATTTCGCCGTCGGGCTGGCCGGCCTGGTTGGCAACGACGCGGCTGTCGGCAAGGCATTTCACATCACGAGCGATGAAGTCCTCACCTGGAACCAGATCTATGCCGAGATCGCGGAGGCGGTGGGGGCAAGGTCTCCTCGCATAGTGAAAGTGCCGACCGACTTCATCTGCCAGATGGCCCCGCAGTTGACTGGCACGCTTAAAGGCGACAAGGCCCATCCCGGCGTATTCGACAATTCCAGGATCAAGCGCTTCGTCCCCGAGTTCCGCTGCCGCGTGCCCTTCAGGCTGGGCGTGCGCGAATCCGTGCGCTGGCTGCGCGAGCATCCCGAACAGCAGAATCTCAAG
- a CDS encoding tetratricopeptide repeat protein — MQSAAQPGLKETASPSIFGKDISPAGFNRALVFLGLLGLILRIGFYVEHVNTPSFGVPTLDQKYYDTVAKMLLAGEDLHELRGFRPLLYPMFLAFFYKLGGNWGVDLALLAQHLLGIATGLLVALLGARLFRHRLAGVVGGALFLLAPLPLFCEGELLIEPSYTFLIVLALLLHLHTAAKEGWRGALLWMLCGGLIALASQARANVLVFLAFYPLFALWRWWHIRGRAALLPLLGLAGVLAMMVPWGIINLRQADGFHLVTNAGGVALYLGNRRGADGMFAYDVATALSELSVNRQIAAGAAASERYEDLVEVWAREEYLAAMRAQNREPESDPKAISRYWTQRAVDEIKADPAAWLRLIARKCWLMFWNKEVPNNKDFAFVAQEHFWLGVLPVRWVVLLMLAPAGLWAAARFGIRDHLFILLVYAGSYSASNLAFFICDRYRYPVLPVLAVLAGGGVLAGLAMFRRRRWRGLLCVLAGAGVMAAISLPNWFGIKLPNFAQDFYFRSCAWYEKGRFTEALEDVNRSVTLDSGRGTVQHHRGNVLFALNRLEEACQAYERTLTLLPGDSGVWNNLGAALEALGKTDAALHAYRRATECRPPIPLAFLGIAFIQTRAGQLEDAAAILDQLEKLQPKPSAATLAARATIERRRGDTQRAEALEQQARQLDPEATAWAIERATKPPAGNTAPKVD, encoded by the coding sequence ATGCAATCTGCCGCCCAGCCAGGCTTGAAGGAGACCGCCAGCCCTTCCATCTTCGGCAAAGACATCTCGCCCGCGGGCTTCAACCGGGCGCTGGTGTTTCTCGGCCTGTTGGGCTTGATCCTGCGGATCGGCTTCTATGTCGAGCACGTGAACACCCCGTCCTTCGGGGTGCCGACACTTGACCAGAAGTACTACGACACCGTGGCGAAGATGCTGCTGGCCGGCGAGGACCTGCACGAGCTTCGTGGCTTCCGCCCGCTGCTTTACCCCATGTTCCTCGCCTTCTTTTACAAGCTCGGCGGCAACTGGGGTGTGGACCTTGCCTTGCTGGCGCAACATCTCCTCGGGATTGCCACCGGCCTGCTGGTGGCGTTGCTGGGCGCGCGCCTGTTCCGCCATCGCCTGGCCGGCGTGGTGGGCGGGGCGCTGTTTCTGCTGGCTCCCCTGCCGCTCTTCTGCGAGGGAGAGTTGCTGATCGAACCCAGCTACACGTTTTTGATCGTCCTGGCTTTGCTGCTCCACCTGCACACGGCCGCGAAGGAAGGATGGCGAGGCGCGTTGCTCTGGATGCTCTGTGGCGGCCTGATCGCTCTTGCCTCGCAAGCGCGGGCGAACGTTCTGGTGTTCCTGGCCTTCTATCCGCTGTTTGCCCTGTGGCGTTGGTGGCACATCCGCGGCCGCGCCGCTCTGCTGCCGCTGCTGGGATTGGCGGGCGTGCTGGCGATGATGGTGCCCTGGGGGATCATCAACCTGCGGCAGGCGGACGGCTTCCATCTCGTCACCAACGCCGGGGGCGTGGCCCTTTACCTCGGCAACCGCCGCGGCGCGGATGGGATGTTCGCCTACGACGTCGCCACCGCGCTTTCCGAATTGTCGGTGAACAGGCAAATTGCCGCCGGTGCCGCCGCCAGCGAACGGTACGAGGACCTCGTGGAGGTCTGGGCTCGAGAAGAATACCTCGCCGCCATGCGGGCGCAGAACCGCGAGCCGGAAAGCGATCCCAAGGCCATCTCCCGTTATTGGACGCAACGGGCCGTGGACGAGATCAAAGCCGACCCGGCGGCCTGGCTGCGCTTGATCGCCAGGAAATGCTGGCTCATGTTTTGGAATAAGGAGGTGCCGAACAACAAGGACTTCGCGTTTGTCGCGCAGGAGCACTTCTGGCTGGGCGTGCTGCCGGTGCGCTGGGTGGTCCTGCTGATGCTGGCGCCCGCCGGGCTATGGGCGGCGGCCCGATTCGGAATTCGCGATCACCTTTTCATCCTGCTCGTTTACGCCGGCAGCTACTCGGCGAGCAACCTCGCCTTCTTCATCTGCGACCGTTACCGGTATCCCGTGCTGCCCGTCCTGGCGGTGCTGGCCGGCGGCGGCGTGCTGGCCGGTCTGGCCATGTTTCGCCGGCGCCGGTGGCGAGGCTTGCTGTGCGTGCTGGCGGGCGCGGGCGTGATGGCCGCCATTTCCCTGCCCAATTGGTTCGGGATAAAGCTGCCCAACTTCGCCCAGGACTTCTACTTCCGTTCCTGCGCGTGGTATGAGAAGGGGCGCTTCACCGAGGCGCTCGAGGACGTCAATCGCAGCGTCACCCTCGATTCTGGCCGCGGCACGGTTCAGCACCATCGGGGCAATGTGCTGTTCGCCTTGAATCGTCTGGAGGAAGCCTGTCAGGCTTATGAGCGGACCCTAACGCTCCTCCCGGGAGATTCCGGCGTGTGGAACAACCTCGGCGCCGCGCTTGAGGCGCTGGGCAAGACAGACGCTGCGCTCCACGCCTACCGCCGGGCCACCGAATGCCGGCCGCCAATCCCGCTGGCCTTTCTCGGTATCGCGTTCATTCAAACCCGAGCCGGACAACTGGAAGACGCCGCTGCGATACTGGATCAGCTGGAGAAACTGCAACCTAAGCCCAGCGCGGCGACTCTCGCCGCCCGGGCAACCATCGAGCGCCGGCGGGGTGACACGCAGCGCGCCGAGGCCCTGGAACAACAAGCCCGGCAGTTGGACCCGGAAGCAACGGCGTGGGCCATTGAGCGCGCCACCAAACCGCCTGCCGGCAACACCGCTCCGAAAGTGGATTGA
- a CDS encoding ABC transporter ATP-binding protein gives MDPILELKNLRVEFRTRNAGQAKKVAVKDLNLRVCPGEVFGFLGPNGAGKTTTMNVLLGFVNATSGAACLFGVDVREPIARQRIGYLPELTYYYKFLTAEELLRFYARLFGIPRPEAERRIDELLRLVELESARKRPIKTYSKGMQQRVGLAQALINNPDLLILDEPTSGLDPLGRMKVREIIQRLKNEGKTVFFSSHELGEVETVCDRVAIINQGELKVEGRVADLVEQHQANLERIFLNIIGYQPQASA, from the coding sequence ATGGATCCCATACTGGAACTAAAGAATCTGAGGGTGGAATTTAGGACGCGGAACGCGGGGCAGGCGAAGAAGGTCGCCGTGAAAGACCTGAACTTGCGCGTCTGCCCGGGCGAAGTGTTTGGCTTTCTGGGCCCCAATGGCGCCGGGAAGACCACCACCATGAACGTGCTGTTGGGCTTCGTCAACGCCACCAGCGGCGCGGCCTGCCTGTTCGGCGTGGACGTGCGCGAGCCCATCGCCCGCCAGCGCATCGGCTACCTGCCGGAGCTGACGTATTACTACAAGTTTCTGACCGCCGAGGAGTTGCTCCGTTTTTACGCGCGCCTTTTCGGCATCCCGCGCCCCGAGGCGGAGCGGCGGATTGACGAGCTGCTGAGGCTGGTTGAGCTGGAGTCCGCCCGCAAACGCCCGATCAAGACCTATTCCAAGGGGATGCAGCAACGGGTGGGGTTGGCCCAGGCCCTGATCAACAATCCCGACCTGCTGATCCTGGACGAACCCACCAGCGGCCTGGACCCGCTCGGCCGCATGAAAGTGCGCGAGATCATCCAGCGGCTGAAGAACGAGGGCAAGACCGTGTTCTTCTCCTCCCACGAACTGGGCGAAGTGGAGACCGTCTGCGACCGCGTCGCCATCATCAACCAGGGAGAGCTCAAAGTCGAAGGCCGCGTGGCCGACCTGGTCGAACAGCACCAGGCCAACCTCGAACGCATCTTCCTCAACATCATCGGCTACCAGCCGCAAGCCTCCGCATGA